From the Streptomyces pluripotens genome, one window contains:
- a CDS encoding N-acetylmuramoyl-L-alanine amidase → MDRSKPLLSRRRLLTGTAVAAVPGVLFSGSRAVAQSGVVDYPTAEWQPASTSNSTASDRPLSYTVDRVIIHVTQETYGDTLAIFMNPQKRVSAHYVVRSADGHIAQCVHETDIAWHAGNWDYNTRSVGIEHEGWVDRPTYFTDALYEQSAQLTAAICARYGIPRDREHIIGHYQVPGSDHTDPGPDWDWVRYIRLVNFA, encoded by the coding sequence ATGGACCGATCGAAGCCCCTTCTGAGCAGGCGACGGCTCTTGACGGGCACTGCCGTCGCTGCCGTCCCCGGTGTCCTGTTCTCGGGCTCGCGCGCCGTCGCGCAGAGCGGGGTCGTCGACTACCCGACCGCCGAATGGCAGCCGGCCAGCACGTCCAATTCCACCGCGTCAGACCGCCCCCTCAGCTATACCGTCGACCGAGTGATCATCCATGTGACGCAGGAGACGTACGGCGACACACTGGCGATCTTCATGAACCCGCAGAAGAGGGTCTCCGCACACTACGTGGTTCGCTCAGCCGACGGGCACATCGCCCAGTGCGTGCACGAGACCGACATCGCCTGGCACGCGGGGAACTGGGACTACAACACCCGCAGCGTCGGCATCGAACACGAGGGGTGGGTGGACCGGCCCACCTACTTCACCGACGCCCTCTATGAACAGTCGGCACAGCTCACCGCGGCGATCTGTGCCAGGTACGGCATCCCCCGGGACCGGGAACACATCATCGGCCACTATCAGGTGCCCGGCTCCGACCACACCGACCCCGGACCGGACTGGGACTGGGTCCGCTACATCAGACTCGTCAATTTCGCCTAA
- a CDS encoding ROK family transcriptional regulator, with protein MTSPLHEERAPGTDRALPDTQQGMRRRNLARVMHAVSAEGPLSRAATASRIGLTRAAVSTLVDDLIRWGLLEELGPERPGRVGRPGSALAVSGRGPAGIGAEIGVDHLAVCTVDLRGVVRARAVRHGANRGRSPQQVAKELVALVHSVAEEAEREGLWPAGLAVAVPGLVARDGRTVVRAPNLGWHDADLGALFPGNLPLTVDNEANFGALAELWLGEGTPRDFLHVSAEIGIGAAVVVDGRLLRGTRGFAGELGHVPVRPDGRACPCGGRGCLEQYAGEEAVLRAAGLEPGEDLVDQLAGRAEEGDENVRVALRDAGTALGVALTGAVNLLDPETVVLGGALSDLSPWLLPSLQTELTGRAAGPVCPVAVSRLGPQGPLLGAAHSVVRAVLDDPTVVAERP; from the coding sequence ATGACCTCACCACTGCACGAGGAGCGCGCCCCCGGGACCGACCGTGCCCTGCCGGACACCCAGCAGGGGATGCGCCGGCGCAATCTTGCCCGGGTGATGCACGCCGTCAGCGCCGAGGGGCCGCTCTCACGGGCCGCGACAGCCTCCCGCATAGGTCTGACGCGGGCGGCGGTGTCCACTCTGGTGGACGATCTGATCCGATGGGGACTGCTGGAGGAACTGGGCCCGGAGCGGCCGGGGCGGGTGGGCCGGCCCGGGTCGGCACTCGCCGTGAGCGGCCGCGGTCCGGCCGGGATCGGAGCAGAGATCGGTGTCGATCACCTCGCGGTGTGCACGGTCGATCTGCGCGGTGTGGTCCGAGCCAGGGCCGTACGGCACGGCGCCAACCGGGGGCGGTCGCCGCAGCAGGTGGCCAAGGAGCTGGTTGCGCTGGTCCACTCGGTCGCCGAGGAGGCGGAACGAGAGGGCCTGTGGCCCGCAGGTCTCGCGGTCGCGGTGCCAGGACTGGTGGCGCGGGACGGACGGACGGTCGTGCGCGCCCCGAATCTCGGCTGGCACGACGCGGACCTCGGCGCCCTGTTCCCCGGGAATCTGCCGCTCACGGTGGACAACGAGGCCAACTTCGGTGCCCTCGCCGAGTTGTGGCTCGGCGAGGGCACCCCGCGCGACTTCCTGCACGTTTCCGCCGAGATAGGCATCGGTGCAGCGGTCGTGGTGGACGGCCGGCTGCTGCGCGGAACCCGGGGATTCGCGGGCGAGCTGGGCCACGTACCCGTGCGGCCGGACGGGCGTGCGTGCCCCTGCGGGGGCCGCGGATGCCTGGAGCAGTATGCGGGCGAGGAGGCCGTACTGCGTGCGGCGGGGCTGGAACCCGGCGAGGATCTGGTGGACCAGCTGGCGGGGCGGGCCGAGGAGGGGGATGAGAACGTTCGCGTAGCCCTGCGGGACGCCGGTACGGCGCTCGGCGTCGCCCTGACCGGAGCGGTGAATCTGCTCGATCCCGAGACGGTGGTCCTGGGCGGTGCCCTGTCCGATCTGTCACCGTGGCTACTGCCCTCACTGCAGACGGAACTGACCGGCCGCGCGGCGGGCCCGGTCTGCCCAGTGGCGGTGTCCCGGTTGGGCCCGCAGGGCCCGTTGCTGGGTGCGGCACATTCGGTCGTCCGGGCCGTACTGGACGATCCGACGGTGGTCGCGGAACGCCCCTGA
- the xylA gene encoding xylose isomerase produces MSYRPTPEDRFTFGLWTVGWQGRDPFGEATRRALDPVETVQRLAELGAYGVTFHDDDLVPFGSSAAERESRVKRFRQALDSTGMTVPMATTNLFTHPVFKDGAFTANDRDVRRYALRKTVRNIDLAVELGARTYVAWGGREGAESGAAKDVRAALDRMKEAFDLLGEYVTSQGYDIRFAIEPKPNEPRGDILLPTVGHALAFIERLERPELYGVNPEVGHEQMAGLNFPHGIAQALWAGKLFHIDLNGQSGIKYDQDLRFGAGDLRAAFWLVDLLESAGYEGPRHFDFKPPRTEDLDGVWASAAGCMRNYLILKERSVAFRADPQVREALHASRLDQLAQPTAADGLQSLLADRTAFEDFGLEAAAARGMSFERLDQLAMDHLLGARS; encoded by the coding sequence ATGAGTTATCGACCCACCCCAGAGGACCGGTTCACCTTCGGCCTGTGGACCGTCGGCTGGCAGGGAAGGGACCCGTTCGGCGAGGCGACCCGCCGTGCCCTCGATCCGGTCGAGACGGTGCAGCGCCTGGCCGAGCTCGGCGCCTACGGGGTGACCTTCCACGACGACGACCTGGTCCCTTTCGGTTCCTCGGCCGCTGAGCGCGAGTCGCGCGTCAAGCGCTTCCGCCAGGCGCTGGACAGCACCGGCATGACGGTCCCGATGGCCACCACGAACCTTTTCACCCACCCCGTCTTCAAAGACGGCGCGTTCACCGCCAACGACCGCGACGTGCGCCGCTACGCACTGCGCAAGACGGTCCGCAACATCGACCTGGCGGTCGAGCTGGGTGCGAGGACGTACGTCGCCTGGGGCGGTCGCGAAGGCGCCGAGTCCGGTGCCGCCAAGGACGTGCGCGCGGCCCTGGACCGCATGAAGGAGGCCTTCGACCTCCTCGGCGAATACGTCACGTCCCAGGGGTACGACATCCGCTTCGCCATCGAGCCGAAACCGAACGAGCCGCGCGGCGACATCCTGCTGCCCACGGTCGGGCACGCGCTGGCGTTCATCGAACGCCTGGAGCGCCCGGAACTGTACGGCGTCAACCCCGAGGTCGGTCATGAGCAGATGGCCGGCCTGAACTTCCCGCACGGCATCGCACAGGCCCTGTGGGCGGGCAAGCTCTTCCACATCGACCTCAACGGCCAGTCCGGCATCAAGTACGACCAGGACCTGCGGTTCGGCGCCGGCGACCTGCGGGCGGCTTTCTGGCTCGTCGACCTCCTGGAGAGCGCCGGGTACGAGGGGCCCCGGCACTTCGACTTCAAACCGCCGCGGACCGAGGACCTCGACGGGGTATGGGCGTCGGCGGCCGGCTGCATGCGCAACTACCTCATTCTGAAGGAGCGTTCGGTCGCCTTCCGGGCGGACCCCCAGGTCCGGGAGGCGCTGCACGCCTCGCGGCTGGACCAGCTGGCTCAGCCGACCGCGGCAGACGGCCTGCAGTCCCTGCTCGCCGATCGTACGGCCTTCGAGGATTTCGGCCTGGAGGCCGCTGCGGCACGTGGCATGTCCTTCGAGCGGCTCGACCAGCTGGCGATGGACCACCTGCTGGGCGCGCGGAGCTGA
- the exaC gene encoding acetaldehyde dehydrogenase ExaC, with product MTRYAAPGTEGAIVTYQPRYDHFIGGEYVPPLRGQYFENPSPVNGQPFTEIARGTAEDVERALDAAHEAAPGWARTPVAERSDILRKIADRMEASLEPLAVAESWENGKPVRETLAADIPLAIDHFRYFAGAIRAQEGSLGEIDDDTVAYHFHEPLGVVAQIIPWNFPILMAAWKLAPALAAGNAVVLKPAEQTPASVHYWMSLIADLLPPGVVNIVNGFGVEAGKPLASSPRVAKVAFTGETTTGRLIMQYASENIKPVTLELGGKSPNIFFDDVWAHDDDFRDKALEGFTMFALNQGEVCTCPSRALVQRGHYAEFMAAAVDRTRQIRPGHPLDTDTMIGAQASNDQLEKILSYLDIGRQEGARILTGGERIEYDGELKGGYYVQPTIFEGDNRMRIFQEEIFGPVVSVASFDGFDDAIKAANDTLYGLGAGVWTRDINTAYRAGRAIQAGRVWTNCYHAYPAHAAFGGYKQSGIGRETHKMMLEHYQQTKNVLCSYSPKKLGFF from the coding sequence ATGACTCGTTACGCGGCGCCGGGCACCGAAGGCGCGATCGTCACCTACCAGCCGCGCTACGACCACTTCATCGGCGGCGAGTACGTGCCGCCGCTGCGCGGTCAGTACTTCGAGAATCCGTCGCCGGTCAACGGACAGCCGTTCACCGAGATCGCGCGCGGCACCGCAGAGGACGTCGAGCGGGCGCTGGACGCGGCGCACGAGGCAGCGCCCGGCTGGGCCCGAACGCCGGTGGCGGAGCGCTCCGACATCCTGCGGAAGATCGCCGACCGGATGGAAGCCAGTCTGGAACCCTTGGCGGTCGCCGAAAGCTGGGAGAACGGCAAGCCGGTACGGGAGACCCTGGCGGCCGACATCCCGCTCGCGATCGACCACTTCCGTTACTTCGCGGGGGCGATCCGGGCGCAGGAGGGGTCACTCGGCGAAATCGACGACGACACGGTGGCGTACCACTTCCACGAGCCGCTCGGGGTCGTCGCCCAGATCATCCCGTGGAACTTCCCGATCCTGATGGCGGCGTGGAAACTCGCGCCCGCACTCGCCGCGGGCAATGCGGTCGTCCTCAAACCCGCCGAGCAGACACCGGCCTCCGTCCACTACTGGATGAGCCTGATCGCGGACCTGCTGCCGCCGGGTGTGGTGAACATCGTCAACGGCTTCGGAGTCGAAGCGGGCAAGCCGCTGGCATCCAGTCCACGGGTGGCGAAGGTGGCCTTCACCGGGGAGACCACGACCGGGCGACTGATCATGCAGTACGCCTCCGAGAACATCAAGCCGGTCACCCTCGAACTCGGTGGCAAGTCGCCGAACATCTTCTTCGACGATGTGTGGGCGCACGACGACGACTTCCGCGACAAGGCGCTGGAAGGCTTCACGATGTTCGCACTCAACCAAGGAGAAGTCTGTACCTGCCCGTCCCGGGCGCTGGTCCAACGTGGCCACTACGCGGAGTTCATGGCGGCAGCGGTCGATCGCACCCGGCAGATCCGGCCGGGACATCCACTCGACACCGATACGATGATCGGTGCGCAAGCCTCCAATGACCAACTGGAGAAGATCCTCTCCTACTTGGACATCGGCAGGCAGGAAGGCGCCAGGATCCTGACGGGTGGTGAACGCATCGAGTACGACGGCGAGCTGAAGGGCGGCTACTACGTCCAGCCGACCATCTTCGAGGGCGACAACCGGATGCGCATCTTCCAGGAGGAGATTTTCGGGCCGGTCGTGTCGGTGGCCTCCTTCGACGGCTTCGACGACGCCATCAAGGCTGCCAATGACACGTTGTACGGCCTCGGCGCAGGCGTGTGGACCCGGGACATCAACACCGCCTACCGTGCCGGCCGTGCGATCCAGGCGGGCCGTGTATGGACCAACTGCTACCACGCCTACCCCGCGCACGCCGCGTTCGGCGGCTACAAGCAGTCCGGGATCGGCCGCGAGACGCACAAGATGATGCTGGAGCACTACCAGCAGACCAAGAACGTTCTTTGCTCCTACAGCCCCAAGAAACTTGGGTTCTTCTAG
- the xylB gene encoding xylulokinase has protein sequence MSAAEGPLVVGVDASTQSTKALVVDAATGQVVASGRAPHTVSCGVARESDPRQWWDALHEALRQCGDAAHEAAAVSVGGQQHGLVTLDGHGEPVRPALLWNDVRSAPQARRLVRELGGPKAWAERTGSVPGASFTVTKWAWLAEHEPEAARATRAVRLPHDYLTERLTGQGTTDRGDASGTGWWASRTESYDAETLAHVGLDPALLPRVVRPGEVAGTVRDSHDLPFSKGTLVAPGTGDNAAAALGLGLRPGTPVLSLGTSGTVYAVSKHRPTDPTGTVAGFADARGDWLPLACTLNCTLAVDRVAALLGLDREGVEPGGSVTLLPYLDGERTPGLPNASGLLYGLRHDTTAGQLLQAAYDGAVHALLGALDLLLDADADRSTPVLLIGGGARGAAWQHTVHRLSGRPVQVPETRELVAMGAAAQAAGLLTGEDPAAVARRWNTAAGPVLEAVERDGQTLERITGVLSGAAPLLEHGAEGLAAHAALNPRHEE, from the coding sequence ATGTCAGCAGCCGAGGGTCCGCTCGTCGTCGGCGTAGACGCATCCACCCAGTCCACCAAGGCACTGGTCGTCGACGCGGCCACCGGACAGGTGGTGGCGAGCGGCCGGGCGCCGCACACCGTGTCCTGCGGAGTGGCCCGGGAGAGTGATCCACGTCAGTGGTGGGACGCCCTGCACGAGGCACTGCGCCAGTGCGGCGACGCGGCACACGAGGCGGCCGCCGTGTCGGTCGGCGGCCAGCAGCACGGTCTGGTCACCCTGGACGGGCACGGCGAGCCGGTACGTCCGGCGCTCCTGTGGAACGACGTCCGTTCGGCACCGCAGGCCCGCCGCCTGGTTCGGGAGCTGGGAGGCCCGAAGGCCTGGGCGGAGCGCACCGGCAGCGTGCCGGGGGCGTCGTTCACGGTCACCAAGTGGGCGTGGCTGGCCGAACACGAGCCGGAGGCAGCCCGGGCGACGAGGGCAGTACGCCTCCCCCACGACTACCTCACCGAGCGCCTCACCGGACAGGGCACGACCGATCGCGGCGACGCCTCCGGCACCGGCTGGTGGGCGTCGAGGACGGAGTCGTACGACGCGGAAACGCTCGCCCACGTCGGGCTGGACCCGGCGCTGCTGCCCCGGGTGGTACGGCCCGGAGAGGTGGCGGGCACGGTGCGCGACAGCCACGACCTGCCGTTCTCCAAAGGCACCCTGGTGGCCCCCGGTACCGGGGACAACGCGGCGGCGGCGCTGGGCCTCGGACTGCGGCCTGGCACCCCGGTACTCAGCCTCGGTACGTCCGGCACGGTGTACGCCGTATCGAAGCACCGCCCGACCGATCCGACCGGCACGGTAGCGGGATTCGCCGACGCGCGGGGGGACTGGCTGCCACTGGCCTGCACGCTGAACTGCACGCTCGCCGTGGACCGGGTGGCAGCCCTGCTGGGCCTGGACCGGGAGGGTGTGGAGCCCGGCGGTTCCGTGACGCTGCTGCCGTATCTGGATGGTGAGCGCACGCCCGGCCTGCCGAACGCCTCAGGCCTGTTGTACGGGTTGCGCCACGACACGACGGCGGGCCAGTTGCTGCAGGCCGCGTACGACGGCGCGGTGCACGCGTTGCTCGGCGCCCTCGACCTGCTCCTCGACGCGGATGCCGACCGCAGCACCCCTGTGCTACTGATCGGCGGCGGGGCGCGGGGCGCCGCCTGGCAGCACACCGTGCACCGGCTGTCGGGGCGGCCCGTACAGGTCCCGGAGACACGGGAGCTGGTCGCCATGGGGGCGGCAGCACAGGCGGCCGGCCTACTGACCGGGGAGGACCCGGCGGCTGTGGCCCGCCGTTGGAACACGGCCGCGGGCCCGGTGCTGGAGGCCGTGGAGCGGGACGGGCAGACGCTGGAGCGCATCACCGGGGTACTCTCCGGCGCGGCCCCGCTGCTGGAGCACGGTGCGGAAGGCCTGGCCGCACACGCGGCGTTGAACCCCAGACACGAGGAATGA
- a CDS encoding GAF domain-containing protein — protein sequence MTDPWVALEAGADPAERVRALRRAYETFTSAGTVPRPVRPVVAESWRRSARAGVGPDGAASVELTGGDLGTYRAEHPLAQVMPLIRELLGTFAADGEHLLAVCDAHGRLLWVEGHPTTRRRADGMNFVPGARWSETAVGTNAPGTAVAVDRPVQVFAAEHFIRRVQPWTCAAAPVHDPRTGRVLGAVDITGGDGLAHPHSLGFVQAVARAAEAQLALLTPTRRAGDMPMVRALGRDEAELVLDGRRIRLSRRHSEILVLLSLHPEGLTGDELLCALYADDSVTPVTLRAELARLRRLLGPGLLVSRPYRLSVAIESDVTVVERRLEAGALTAATEVYAGPLLPGSQAPAVVRLRNRLTSGLRSALIAHRDPDLLTDWAHTPWGEDDTEVWRALAQVRPTAPVRARLDVLEAELTAAPDDRARTRACGATYSQRPPV from the coding sequence TTGACCGATCCGTGGGTGGCCCTGGAAGCGGGGGCTGACCCCGCCGAACGCGTCCGGGCGCTGCGTCGCGCGTACGAGACGTTCACCTCGGCGGGCACGGTGCCGCGCCCGGTCCGGCCGGTGGTAGCGGAGTCGTGGCGGCGCAGCGCACGGGCCGGTGTCGGGCCGGACGGAGCCGCCAGCGTGGAGCTGACCGGCGGCGACCTCGGCACCTACCGTGCCGAGCATCCACTGGCTCAGGTGATGCCTCTGATCCGAGAACTGCTGGGCACGTTCGCCGCGGACGGCGAGCACCTCCTGGCCGTGTGCGACGCGCACGGGCGGCTGCTCTGGGTCGAGGGCCATCCGACAACCCGGCGCCGGGCGGACGGGATGAACTTCGTGCCCGGGGCACGCTGGTCAGAGACCGCGGTCGGCACCAACGCGCCAGGCACCGCGGTCGCCGTGGACCGGCCGGTGCAAGTGTTCGCCGCCGAGCACTTCATACGGCGGGTGCAACCGTGGACCTGCGCCGCCGCCCCGGTGCACGACCCGCGCACGGGCCGAGTGCTGGGCGCCGTGGACATCACGGGCGGGGACGGCCTGGCGCATCCGCACAGTCTCGGCTTCGTGCAGGCAGTGGCGCGAGCCGCAGAAGCACAACTCGCACTGCTCACGCCGACGCGCCGCGCGGGGGACATGCCGATGGTGAGGGCGCTGGGCCGGGACGAGGCCGAACTCGTCCTGGACGGACGGCGGATCAGGCTCAGCCGCCGGCACAGCGAGATCCTGGTGCTGCTTTCCCTGCATCCGGAGGGGCTCACCGGTGACGAGTTGCTGTGCGCCCTGTACGCGGACGATTCGGTGACCCCGGTGACCCTGCGTGCCGAACTGGCGCGATTGCGCCGACTGCTGGGTCCCGGACTGCTCGTGTCACGGCCGTACCGGCTTTCGGTCGCCATCGAGTCGGACGTCACGGTGGTGGAGCGGCGACTGGAGGCGGGCGCGCTCACCGCCGCGACCGAGGTGTACGCCGGTCCGCTGCTGCCCGGTTCACAGGCTCCGGCGGTCGTACGGCTGCGCAACCGCCTCACTTCCGGGCTGCGGAGCGCACTGATCGCCCATCGGGACCCCGACCTGCTGACGGACTGGGCTCACACGCCCTGGGGCGAGGACGACACCGAGGTGTGGCGAGCGCTCGCCCAGGTGCGCCCCACGGCTCCGGTGCGGGCCCGGCTCGACGTGCTGGAGGCCGAGCTGACGGCAGCGCCGGACGATCGGGCGCGGACCCGGGCCTGCGGTGCAACGTACTCGCAACGTCCGCCCGTCTAG